Below is a window of Candidatus Thermoplasmatota archaeon DNA.
AACCACGTTTATAAAAAGGATTGCAAAAGAGCTAGTTCATAAATTTCCAGATGAGTTCAGTTTAGATTACGAGCATAACAAGAAGAAAGTTATGGAGCTTACAGATGTAAAAACGCAGACAATGCGCAATAAAATCGCAGGCTATATAACAAGGTATAAGTCTTATTATGAAAGTAGAATCAAATGAGACTTAGAGATTATAGGATTTTGTATAGGAAATTAAATTCTGTAAATGATATTCCTTTGCTCGCTAGTGAGTTTGAAATTTCTG
It encodes the following:
- a CDS encoding 30S ribosomal protein S17e, coding for MGRIRTTFIKRIAKELVHKFPDEFSLDYEHNKKKVMELTDVKTQTMRNKIAGYITRYKSYYESRIK